The following proteins are encoded in a genomic region of Vibrio spartinae:
- the thiS gene encoding sulfur carrier protein ThiS, with product MSIQIILNEAVYTFPAGITLAQVINQLHLPEQGCVFALNEQVMTKSRWSQVMLNDGDQISLFQIIAGG from the coding sequence ATGAGCATACAGATAATTCTTAATGAGGCAGTTTATACATTTCCTGCTGGTATCACACTCGCACAAGTGATCAACCAGCTTCATTTACCTGAACAAGGGTGTGTTTTTGCGCTGAATGAGCAAGTGATGACTAAAAGTCGATGGTCTCAGGTGATGCTCAATGATGGTGATCAGATTTCGCTCTTTCAGATCATCGCCGGAGGTTAA